From Leucoraja erinacea ecotype New England chromosome 29, Leri_hhj_1, whole genome shotgun sequence:
CCACTTTGAGAAGCAAGGATTtaaagttttggtttagttttgaggtGGAGCACtaactacagatagacacaaaatgctggagtaacccagcgggtcaggcagcatctctggagagaaggaatgggacagttttggtcgagacccttcttcagacccgaaaagtcacctattccttttttccagagatgctgcctgacccgctgagttactccagcattttgtgtcttatcttcagtgtaaaccagcatctgcaattccttccaacgCTAACCATGTTCCGTGTGTAGTGCGACTATATACGTGTTAGGATACTCAAAACTGAAGTGaattgggtcacagtttaaggataagggggaaatcttttaggaccagggaggttctactgcagttgtacagggtcttggtgagaccacacctggagtattgcgtacagttttggtctccaaatctgaggaaggacattattgccatagagggagtgcagagaaggttcaccagactgattcctgggatgtcaggactgtcttatgaagaaagactggatagactcgatttatactctctagaatttaggagattgagaggggatcttattaaaacttacaaaattcttaaggggttggacaggctagatgcaggaagattgttcccgatgttggggaagtccaggacaaggggtcacagcttaaggataagggggaaatcctttaaaaccgagatgaggagaacttttttcacacagagagtggtgaatctctggaactctctgccacagagggtagttgaggccagttcattggctatatttaagagggagttagatgtggcccttgtggctaaagggatcagagggtatggagagaaggcaggtacgggatactgagttggatgatcagccatgatcatattgaatggcggtgctggctcgaagggccgaatggcctactcctgcacctatagtctattgccaGTGACCAAAAAGGCAGAAGAGAGGTCCTGCGTGTAAGGACTGGGCCAGAAGGTCTTAGATTATCAATAGATAAGTGTAAAGGCacaaagctaggactttattccttggagtgcaggaggacgaggCAATAATCTTATAACGTATGAGATCACCAGGGGAAAAGATAGATTAATGGCatggagtcttttgcccagagtaggggaatcgagaagcacATAGGTTTattgtgagggggagaggagggaggggggggggggggggggggaagatttaataggaatctgaggagttaccttttttacacaaagggtggtaggtgtatggaacgagctgccggaggagggttgaggctgggactatcgcaaatgttaagaagcatttagatgggtacatggataaagcaggtttagagggatatatgggccaaatgcgagtaGATGGACAGGTGCAGATGCAAGCAGAGCAGATGGGacaggaaattggagaagtcaatgtttatgccgctagggtgcagactgcccaagcggaatatgaggtgctgctcctcacaGCAGCCTGTGTTCATATAGAGATGGTAGTGTCTGATTCATTGTATTCACTGTCCACTATAAACTAAATCCGTTACAAACGGGTCCATAATAACAAGGCTAGACTGTATACcagactgtgcaggaaggaactgcagatgctggtttacaccaaagatagacacaaaatgctggagtaactctgtgggtcaggcagcatctctggagaaaacaaaaggtgatgtttcgggtcgagaccctgtttcagactgaaacatcgcaTATTCCTTTGTTCTAGCGATGCTTCCCGAccccgctgagttttttgtgtgtctatcttaggtatacCAGACTGGTTTAatcatgtttagagatacagcgtgggaacgggcccttctgcccaccgagtccatgccgaccatcgatcatacccgtacaccagttctatcccacacactagggacaatttacagagggccaatgaacctacaaacctgcacgtcactggagggtgggaggaaaccgacacaggtcacggggagaacgtgcaaactccgtacagacagcacccgtagtcaggatcgaacccgggtcgctgtcgctgtgaggcagcaactctaccgctgtgccacgtgTGCTGCATTCATTTTCTAGAATGAAATTACTATGTTAAATCGTCAAACAATGACAGCATGTGTTGCTttctctttgtgttttgttttagggAGAGTGTATAAATGTTGTGCAAATGCCTGCAATGAATCTTTCCCCTCCATGCATCAGCTGATGAATCACTTGAAAACTCATTATAAACCAAACCGATACTACAAGTAAGTTGACCATCAGACCCCTTCCAATGGACCCCCGCTACTAATCCACCCAGCGAGATCTCACGGCACAAATCGGTGCTCTGGGAGGAAGCCggaagcacccggacaaaacccacgcgggtccctgggtgaacgtacaaactccgtacacacagcacccgtagtcaggatcgaacccgggcctctggcggtgtggggcagcagctctacccgctgcgccactgtgccatccctccCCCAAGTCATTTATTGCATTTGAATGCAATCACTGACTTGGGCCTGAGTTCTAACACATATATCAGAATCGGATTTTAtttgccaaatatgttttgcaacatacgaggaagacATGTTAGCACTTTTCCACCCATCAAATTGGGAATGTTTGAACCAGTGGACAAACAGGCATAGCCTGGATTTAATCTCTAGTccaaaggcagcactttgagcAGGACAGTGTGGCACTGATGTATTAACCTGGGTCACTTGTCTCCTTGGTAGGTGACGTGACGTAACCCTGCAACCTtctatgcgtaggaaggaactgcagatgctggtctactccgaagatagacgcaaacagctggagtaactcagcgggacaagcagcatctctggagagaaggaatgggtggcgtttcgtgtcgagacccttcttcagactgagagtcgggggagagggagacacagagatggggatgggtgacacagagaatgtaaggtgtgtcAGAACTCACGTTgttccccttccatatctccgtgtctccctctcccctgactctcagtctgaagaagggtctcgacatgaaacgccacccattccttctctccagagatgctgcctgtcctgcaacaTTCTAGGTTGGCGACCAGACCTCTCCAATGTAGAACACTGTACTTAAAAGTGAGtcagtttttaaatgttgttgataTGAGACGTAACTATGAACTGATTTGCTTTGTAGGTGCCCAAGTTGTAAATCTCGATTTCAAAAGCACCAGTCCTACTCCAAACACGTGAGCGTGTGCGGCAGGGAGGTGAAGAGATTGCCGCCGGAGTTGGACCCGCCAGCCAGGCCGCCAGCCGCTGCGGAGCCAGTGAAATTTCAAAGCGTTATCATGCAGCTGGGGAGGGCCGGCAGTGTCCCCAGCTCCAAGCCTGTCGCCCTGTTCCCCGACACCTTGCCAAGCCTACATTCTTCACTCAGCTCGATGCCGCTGCTCCCCGCAACTCCGCACCCCTTCCCACTCCTGGAGCCATCGATGTTTCCCGCGCCCAGCCTGAGGTTTCACAGACAGGGGCACTCTGCCATGCCCGGCCCCTTCATCCCATACATGCACCCCGCACCTTACCCCCTTGCTCAAAGTGCCACTCTTCCACGACTCACACCATGCTTCCCTTCTGAAAGTCTACCTTTCTCCAATGCAGTCTGGAAGAAAAATCCAGGTGAGgtgtattttaatttttaagtTACAATTTTCTTGCCTTTCCGAAGTAAataaatttttttttcattttgttattgattttttttaaacctggcatgtagacaaaaatgctggagaaactcagcgggtgaggcagcatctatggagcgaaggaataggcgacgttttgggttgaaaccatgAAACCATAGTTGTGTAGACTGggaatagagacatagaaacatagaaaataggtgcaggaagaggccattcggcccttcgagccagcaccaccattcattgtgatcatggctgatcgtctccaatcaataacccgtgcctgccttctccccatatcccttgactccactagcctctagagtatctaactctctcgcaaatccatccagtgacttggcctccactgccctctgtgtcagggaattccataaattcacaactctctgggtgaaaacttttttttctcacctcagtcttaaatgaactcccctttaattctaaggcccagtctttacatagaaacatagaaaataggtgcaggagtaggccattcggcccttcgagcctgcaccgccattcaatatgatcatggctgatcatgcaactcagtatcctgttcctgccttctctccataccccctgatccctttagccacaagggccacatctaactccctcttaaatatagccaatgaactgtggcctcagctaccttctgcggcagagaattccagagattcaccactctctgtgtgaaaaaagttttcctcatctcggtcctaaaatatttcccctttatccttaaactatgacctctccctatagctcagaccctctagccctggcaacatccatgtaaatcttctctggagcctttccagcttgacaacatctttcctggatCACGGCGCCCAGAACTGATCACAACACTCTctgatcagtccgaagaagagtcttaaccgaagatggatacacaatgctggagtaactcagtgggacaggcagcatctcttaagagaaggaatgggtgacgtttcagggttgagacccttccgggaactcagcgggtgaggcagcatctatggagcgaaggaataggtgacgtttcgggtcgagacccttaagggtgaggcagcatctatggagcgaaggaataggtgacgtttcgggtcgagacccttaagggtgaggcagcatctatggagcgaaggaataggtgacgtttcaggtcgagacccttccgggtctcgacccgaaacgtcacctattccttcgctccatagatgctgcctcaccagctgagtttctccagcatttttgccaaaCCTTTGTCTTGTCTTTGCATACTTTAAGCGTAACGTGGATGTCAAGTATTGATTGAGTcccgctctttctctctctcccctgcagcTCAAACTTCCAGCAGCAGGATTGTTTGGGAACACAGCCGGGGCCAGTACAGCTGTTTGCAGTGTCCCTACACCAGCGGGTCACGAGAAGAAATGACATTGCACATTCAAGGGCACAACAAGACAGTGGTGGCCAGGTTACCCAGCGAGGCGGGCATGTTCCTCAGTCCCACCGACAACTACACTGCTCTGTCAATGCAGTTCAGTGAATCTCTGTTAACTTGAGTTTTTTCCATGGGGGCAATGCCCTGCCGGTTGGCAaaggtcgtggggggggggggggggaggcaggagaattggggtcaggatggggagatagatcagccttcattaaatggcggagtcgcctcgatgggccaaatggcctaattctactcctctcccTCATGACCTTGTGTATCTAGCAAGGCAGACACCAACCATTCCCGCTTCACAGATGAAACTTCAGCGGTGTGTTTTGCGATTGTCCGTAAATCTGGGCACAGTGAAGGGTCTGTCCCAATTTTCCGAGTCATTCACGGATTCCCCCGAGTTTTGAAacccgcagaatgttcgtaaggagtccgtggatatatcgtagcgactCATTATGCCAGCCTTAGGTacgcggggctattttttttttactcgtgggcatttttcaactggctggaaaaaaacgtcctgacttacctgatgccccaagtacctacagctggcattacgagccgctacgatatatcctaCGGACTCCCTGCgaatttgaaaactcgggagaattcgtgaataacacggggaagtgggacaggccctttactttctctccccccccccatctctatcACCTTATGTTGGAAGTTGACATAAAGGTATAAAGGCAAGCTTGCACAAAAGAAATAGCCATTTATATTTGCTATGAAGGTATGTAGCTGAATGAGACTCTGGTTCTAAACTCAATGGTGTTTTTGTTTCGCCCCTACTTTGTGGATTTTATTTCCCCCTTCTGAGGATAttcgctttagtttagagattattgcgcggaaacaggcccttcggcccatcgagtctgcgccgaccagcgagatCGTTCGCCGGCGCCATCCTACACATacacactctcgggacaatttacgatttttactgaagccacttaacctacaaacctgtttaagaaggaactgcagatgctggaaaatcgaaggtagacgcaaaaatgctggcgaaactcagcgggtgcggcagcatctatggagcgaaggaaatggggcaaggtttcaggccgaaacccttctttggagcgtgggaagaaaccggagcacccggataaaaacccacggggagaacgtacaaactccgtacagtcggcacccgtggtcaggatcgatcgcgggactctggcgctgtgaggcagcagctctgcccgctgagccaccgtgacgtGACGCTCACACTTCTTGCCGTTTGACCTCCTGGTGCCCTCTGGGGATGTTTAGCAGATTCCCTGCTATACATTTGTCTAATTATTTGACCACGGGTTTGTTgaagatagaactgcagatagaactggaaaaatcgaaggtggacaaaaatgctggaggaactcagcgggtgaggcagcatctatggagcgaaggaatgggtgatgtttcgggtcaagacctttctggaaactcagctggtgaggcagcatctatggagcgaaggaataggtgacgtttcgggtcgagacctttctggaaactcagctggtgaggcagcatctatggagcgaaggaatgggtgacgtttctggtcgagacccttctggaaactcagcgggtgaggcagcatctatggagcgaaggaataggtgacgtttcgggtcgagacccagaagggtctcgacccgaaacgtcgcctattccttcgctccatagatgctgcctcacccgctgagtttccccagcatttttgtccacctttgcttGATTCTTTCTAGTTTTTTTTTGCTAGATTTTTGTCCGCCTTTCTAATAGTTCTCGCTGTTAGACCGTTCTTTCCGAGTTGTGACATCTCCCTGTTGAAAGATCTGAGTGCCAGTGGTAACGCTGCAACAAAACACTTTGTCAATGAGTGCTGGATCGTGTGAACCCTCTCTTGGGACAGTTTCAAACTTCTAATTATGGAACAAACCATTACTAGTGTGAGTTTGTGTTTCACTGCTATCTTGGCTGCTCCGTACTTGTGTGTTTGGCGCCAAATATTTTCTATTTGTATTTCTCTTTTGACCGTCTTTTTCCACTGAAATTCAAAAGCAATGATGTGGTTTTATGTCCTCCCAACGTTATAAAACTCACCTTTCATTTCAGACCGTGTGTCCGAGTGCTTTGTATATCACTGGTTAAACACTGGGACCTTGAGCTTTAGTTATGGGACAAAGGTTATAAAAGTTGAAACAACTTTGGTCAATTTTCCCCCTCGCCAGtagagtgcagtttagtttattgccacgtgtagcgaggtccggtggaaagcttctgttgcgtacgtggcagtcacggtggcacagcggtagagttgccgccttgcagcaaaacacagcgccagggacccgggttcgatcccgactacgggcgctgtctgtacggagtttgcacgttctccccgtgatctgggtgggttttctccgagatcttcggtttcctcccacactccaaagacgtgcaggttcgtaggttaattggcctggtaaaaatAAAAGGTGA
This genomic window contains:
- the znf414 gene encoding zinc finger protein 414, yielding MSTAPAPALAKTMSYKTESEKRVVATTLSMAGRVYKCCANACNESFPSMHQLMNHLKTHYKPNRYYKCPSCKSRFQKHQSYSKHVSVCGREVKRLPPELDPPARPPAAAEPVKFQSVIMQLGRAGSVPSSKPVALFPDTLPSLHSSLSSMPLLPATPHPFPLLEPSMFPAPSLRFHRQGHSAMPGPFIPYMHPAPYPLAQSATLPRLTPCFPSESLPFSNAVWKKNPAQTSSSRIVWEHSRGQYSCLQCPYTSGSREEMTLHIQGHNKTVVARLPSEAGMFLSPTDNYTALSMQFSESLLT